A region of the Microbacterium sp. SL75 genome:
TGCGACAGCACGAGCACGGCCAGCCCCGGATGCCGCGGCCGCAGTGCGATGGCCGCGCGGATGCCCTCGTCGGTCCAGGTCGGCGGTAGCCGGACGTCGAGGATGCACAGCTCCGGCGCGGTCTCGACGACGGCGGCGTCGAGACCGCCGGCGTCGGCGAGTGCGGCGACCACCTCGTGACCATCGTCGGCGAGAAGGCGCACGAGGCCCTCGCGCAGGAGGACGGAGTCCTCGCAGATCAGGATGCGCACGGGACCGTCACCTCCACCGTCGTCGGACCGCCCTGCGGGCTGTCGATGCGCGCTGTGCCGCCCGCCGCCGTGACGCGGTTGACGATGCCGTCGAGACCGCCGCCGGGCACGATGCGCGCCCCGCCCAGGCCGTCGTCCTCGACGCGGGCCCAGAGCGAGCCGTCGTCGCGCACGCGCACGTCGACGCGACAGGCGGCGGCGCGGGAGTGCTTCGCGGCGTTGGTGAGGGCCTCCGCGATCGCGAAGTACACCGCTTCCTCGGTCGCGCGACCGCAGCGGCGCGGGAGCCGCACGTCGAGGGTCACGGGGATGTGCGAGCGCGACGCCAGGGCCGAGAGGGCGGCATCCAGCCCCCGATCCTCGAGGACGGACGCGTGGATGCCGCGGGCCAACTGCCGCAGTTCGGTGATGGCCGACTTGGTGGAGGCGTGCGCCTCGGCGACGAGGGCCTTCGCCGCTTCGGGGTCGTCGTCGATCTTCGTCTGCGCGAGGCCGAGGGTCATGCCGATCGAGACCAGGCGCGGCTGGACGCCGTCGTGCAGGTCGCGCTCGATGCGGGTGCGTTCCACCTCGGCCGCACGCACCGCTCCCGCGCGCCGGGTGTCGGAGGTGCGCGCCTGCTCGAGCAGCTGCGCCTCGCGCGAGGGGACGAAGATCGCCCGCACGATGACACCGTCGAGGATCGCCAGGCCGACGACGACGGCGAGGCCTCCGATGACGGCGATCATCCCCACGAAGGGGGCGGCGGCGCCGTGGAGCGGGATGAGGTCGAACAAGCGGGTGTTCGTCCACCCGAACACCGGGCTGACGGCGAGGGCGAGACCCCACGCGAACCCCGCGAGGGCCGTCAGCGTCACCATGCCGAGCACGGTCGCGATCGTGAACGACGCCACCGCCCGCCACTGCAGCGGATCGATGGCCTGCAGCCAGATGGTGTGCAGCACGCCGACGAACCCGTGCTTGGGGCTGCGCCGCGGCCGCAGCGGGGCGAGCCCGAGGTCGTAGAGACCGTCGACGCGCGCGCGTTCGAACCACGCGACGGCGAAGAGCGCGTAGACGAAGACCACGAGCACGAGCACCCCGACCAGCAGGGCCGCGAGCAGTCCGAACCCCGACCCGAGCAGGCTGAACAGGCCCGTGAAGGCCGCGGGACCCACCACGCCGAGGGCGGCGAGGTGCGCCGCGGCCCCGGCCACGCGGCCGGGCGAGGCGACGCGCACCCTCTGGGGCACGACGGTCGAGGCGGGGTCGGCCGGGGCGGTGTACCCGCCGGGTGTCGGAGGCGGAGGCGGAACAACGGATGCCGTGGTCATGCGTTCCACGCTAGGGCGCGGTCGGCGCGGGCACCGCCCGGTCAGCCCCCGCCGCGATTCGGGTTATCCCGAAAGCGGATCACAGCTCCTCGGCCGAGATC
Encoded here:
- a CDS encoding sensor histidine kinase, translating into MTTASVVPPPPPTPGGYTAPADPASTVVPQRVRVASPGRVAGAAAHLAALGVVGPAAFTGLFSLLGSGFGLLAALLVGVLVLVVFVYALFAVAWFERARVDGLYDLGLAPLRPRRSPKHGFVGVLHTIWLQAIDPLQWRAVASFTIATVLGMVTLTALAGFAWGLALAVSPVFGWTNTRLFDLIPLHGAAAPFVGMIAVIGGLAVVVGLAILDGVIVRAIFVPSREAQLLEQARTSDTRRAGAVRAAEVERTRIERDLHDGVQPRLVSIGMTLGLAQTKIDDDPEAAKALVAEAHASTKSAITELRQLARGIHASVLEDRGLDAALSALASRSHIPVTLDVRLPRRCGRATEEAVYFAIAEALTNAAKHSRAAACRVDVRVRDDGSLWARVEDDGLGGARIVPGGGLDGIVNRVTAAGGTARIDSPQGGPTTVEVTVPCAS